A portion of the Lolium rigidum isolate FL_2022 chromosome 1, APGP_CSIRO_Lrig_0.1, whole genome shotgun sequence genome contains these proteins:
- the LOC124673924 gene encoding sphinganine C4-monooxygenase 1-like, giving the protein MEFAVSDELLGTFVPIAVYWLYSGMYILLDRMEMENYRLHPKGEEETKNIVTKSTVVKGVLVQQGFQIAVSLLLFTIIGDDNGTVRKQPPALVIALQFLIAMVVMDTWQYFMHRYMHINKFLYKHIHSKHHTLVVPFAFGALYNHPLEGLILDTIGGALSFLVAGMTPRTAIFFFSFATIKTVDDHCGLWLPGNILHALFSNNSAYHDIHHQLYGNKYNFSQPFFVMWDKILGTYMPYTLEERKGGGFEARPVNLSLAAQSKSD; this is encoded by the exons ATGGAGTTTGCGGTCTCCGACGAGCTGCTCGGCACATTCGTGCCCATTGCGGTGTACTGGCTCTACTCGGGGATGTACATCCTTCTTGACAGAATGGAGATGGAGAACTACCGGCTCCATCCCAAGGGGGAGGAGGAGACCAAGAACATCGTCACCAAGTCGACGGTCGTCAAGGGCGTCCTCGTGCAGCAGGGCTTCCAAATCGCCGTCTCGCTTCTCCTCTTCACG ATCATTGGTGATGACAATGGTACCGTGAGAAAGCAACCTCCAGCCCTGGTGATAGCACTGCAATTTCTCATTGCAATGGTTGTTATGGACACATGGCAGTACTTCATGCACAGATACATGCACATCAACAAGTTCTTGTACAAGCATATCCACTCGAAACACCACACTCTCGTGGTTCCGTTTGCATTTGGTGCTCTCTACAACCACCCCCTTGAGGGCCTCATTCTGGACACAATCGGTGGTGCCCTCTCTTTCCTCGTTGCTGGAATGACTCCTAGGACGGCCATATTCTTCTTCTCATTCGCAACCATCAAGACAGTTGATGATCACTGCGGCCTATGGCTTCCTGGGAACATCCTTCATGCCTTGTTCAGCAACAACAGCGCTTACCATGACATTCACCACCAGCTCTACGGCAACAAGTACAACTTCTCGCAGCCGTTTTTCGTCATGTGGGATAAGATCCTCGGGACTTACATGCCATACACTCTAGAGGAACGCAAGGGAGGAGGGTTCGAGGCGCGCCCTGTTAATCTCAGCCTAGCAGCACAGAGCAAGTCTGACTAA